In Mytilus edulis chromosome 7, xbMytEdul2.2, whole genome shotgun sequence, a single genomic region encodes these proteins:
- the LOC139483392 gene encoding tripartite motif-containing protein 2-like → MATNTSVCAICDLRHVTSRSMNWCPECEEALCTDCSEHHSLSRGTRSHKTIPITQYQSLPTFVTDIQQFCLFHNEKYQLYCMTHESPICYRCIKEHGKCSKVIPLEDFIGEIRSSELFRDLEQSLEDVLENIKRIRKDRENNVESIQSQKKNITMEIDSIKKQINQHLDKLEASLLKELEQVYDNHSYRISSIISALKDQEHEIKQCNKEFENITKHASDLQTFLGMREIQLKVTDNESRLKSMITNKSLENVDMQLTIDDKIQDFLKSAGKFGSIIIRESPSICTNISSKKTRQAQISAPYTMQSVNNISVEFNMKLNTLCSRPRGCTITRKGLCIFTDYRFNNEKLVAINAHGNTEFTLKLSNAYSTFDVEAINDNIVAITTGETYKLCEYFGISFVDFTKSKVIKFIELPGDPYGIKHDGTALICCVEDKDLHVISCKDYSVTTIPNTVVPKYSYVTTHADTILFTNPDKHKIVCCLYDGTPVWEFNNDILRTPCGITVDDKGHIFVVGRVSCNVLIISPDGKQYKQILNKENGLNDPHAIFFDKLRNQLLVANKLSDAFLYNISFL, encoded by the coding sequence atgGCTACAAATACGTCAGTTTGCGCTATATGTGATCTCCGGCATGTCACATCACGGTCCATGAACTGGTGTCCGGAATGTGAGGAAGCGCTGTGTACTGATTGTAGTGAACATCATAGTCTTTCACGAGGAACACGAAGTCACAAAACCATTCCTATAACACAATATCAATCCTTACCAACCTTTGTAACCGATATACAACAGTTCTGTTTATTCCACAATGAAAAGTACCAACTATATTGTATGACACATGAAAGTCCAATATGTTACAGGTGCATAAAGGAGCATGGGAAATGCTCTAAAGTCATCCCTCTTGAAGACTTTATTGGAGAAATCAGAAGTTCCGAACTTTTTCGAGATTTAGAACAAAGTTTAGAAGATGTACTTGAAAATATCAAGCGAATTCGGAAAGATAGAGAGAATAATGTTGAATCGATTCAATCTCAGAAGAAGAACATAACCATGGAAATAGATAGCATAAAAAAGCAGATAAACCAACATCTTGATAAACTGGAGGCGTCTTTATTAAAAGAACTGGAACAGGTATACGATAATCATAGCTATCGCATTTCATCAATTATTTCTGCTCTTAAAGATCAAGAACATGAAATTAAACAATGCAACAAGGAATTCGAGAATATCACCAAACATGCTTCTGATCTCCAAACTTTCCTTGGTATGAGGGAAATTCAGTTAAAAGTCACTGATAATGAAAGTCGTCTCAAGTCAATGATTACAAACAAAAGTCTTGAAAATGTTGACATGCAATTAACAATAGATGATAAAATACAGGACTTCCTTAAATCGGCTGGGAAATTTGGTTCTATCATAATAAGGGAAAGTCCATCTATTTGCACCAATATTTCTAGCAAGAAAACTAGACAGGCTCAGATATCAGCACCATATACAATGCAGTCAGTAAATAACATTTCAGTGGAATTCAACATGAAATTAAACACACTCTGTTCAAGGCCAAGGGGATGTACGATAACACGAAAAGGTTTGTGTATTTTTACAGACTACCGGTTTAACAACGAAAAGTTAGTAGCAATAAACGCCCACGGTAACACTGAATTTACCCTCAAGCTATCGAATGCATACAGCACCTTTGATGTAGAAGCTATCAACGATAATATAGTGGCAATAACAACTGGAGAGACATACAAACTATGTGAGTACTTCGGTATAAGCTTTGTTGATTTCACAAAGAGTAAAGTAATAAAGTTCATTGAATTACCTGGTGATCCCTATGGTATCAAACACGATGGCACGGCATTAATCTGCTGTGTTGAAGACAAAGATTTGCATGTGATCTCATGTAAAGACTACAGCGTTACTACAATACCGAACACTGTAGTACCTAAGTACTCGTATGTCACAACACATGCAGACACAATTTTATTTACCAATCCGGATAAACATAAAATAGTTTGCTGTTTATACGATGGAACACCTGTATGGGAGTTTAACAATGACATTTTGAGGACGCCATGTGGTATCACTGTCGACGACAAGGGACATATTTTCGTCGTTGGTCGTGTATCGTGTAATGTTCTCATCATATCTCCTGACGgtaaacaatacaaacaaatactAAACAAGGAAAATGGTCTCAATGATCCACACGCAATTTTCTTTGACAAGCTAAGAAATCAGCTTCTAGTGGCAAATAAATTATCGGACgcttttctttataatatttcatttttatag